cTTAGCAATTTTACTttaagatattattataaaacacatataacCAGTTTCATATCGTAACTAATATAAAagattttacgtttttttttttaatttcatatcataatagaattagagattgaAATAAGATTCTGGGGAACATAATATTggtgttttataatgatgtcttAAATTCATCCAAGTTGACAATGTTagaagataaaattgctcttgatctttaacgttaagagtaaaattacaccatatTAAAGATTAGGGGATAAAAATGTCAAACATTAAAGATATTTTTACACCCTATCCCGATTACATGTGAAGCACTATGTCTAAATTTTGTGACATGTAAAAATGTGGTTAGTTTGCAATTTGACCTATGCTTATTCTTGCAATCAATGTTATCAAAACCGGACAGAACATCAAATCAGATTTATAGTTGGGTCAATGGTCACTTGATCAGACATGATGACTCGAgttggtcgaaccggatgacataataaataatatttatagattatatatataattaatgtaaaatatttttataaattatatatatatatataaatttataaacaaaacaaatcaattcaatgtaacttaacatattcattattttcaaattaaaaacaaaaactcaactaataactaaatatatattggaaattttgtattttttattttattataattcacttttaagttatttgaatgatattgttgttgaaatgttatTTTCTCGACAGTTGTAAAGATATTTAttacaaatataaatatttttctatattaaataattatatattactCCATGTGTTCcataatatttgttttttaagGTTAGgacacaaaaattaaaaaatataattaattttaactcaaaagactttgttacccccttatatattttttatagaaattgggacgagacagaacttggacgggatgagcacccatggcccaagaactgtcaaacccgcaatatattaataaaagaaaaaagtgagtgtttgaCGGTTACCCCCTTATATTAGTtacttccattaattaattttaactattcccaaaataaaaaggaaacttAAATATGAATATATTTAGTAAGAGTCAATTAATGTGCATGgattaaatcaaaatgttatgtatttttttttaaacgttatatATTATTacttcagaaaaaaaaaacatcatgtattataaaaaaaatttatctagAAAGATAAATATAATGAAACAGATTGAGTATTacttttagatagtataatatttattttaattgaataacaatttgttgattaacaaataaaaattagaaaaatataaatCCGATTGATCCTTGAAGCCTCCTTCCGTCCAACTAGCGCCTAACATTTTTTATAACCTTACTTTTACATTGTATCGTCTgcaaaaaacacaataaactTTACATACCCAATTCAACTAACACGATCTATAATCACGTAGAATATATAAATTACATAGCACGATCAACACATTTTGCCGTCCTAATTTCAACGAGAtgtgtcaatttcagacacaatAAATTACAGAGTTGCTACCAAATCTTTCCTCTGTATCATAAAACACCGCAAATATTAAGAACACACAAGATACATTACAAAAACACCGTGGCAAACTAACTCTACGCTAACCCGTTAAACCAACACTACACGGTCCTTGATTCATTAAGTATCGTTTTGCTGCTGCTGAGGTTATTGTTGCGATTGTGATTGATTCTGTGGCCACGACATGTATCCCACAGGCGGTCGAGCCTGCTGGCCTCCTCCGTAGACTGCCCCTTGATCCACCGGCTTCCCCATGATCATCCCCGGAGGACCAACCGGATGCTGTTGCGGAACATAATAGTAAGGAATATCCGAAGGGGAACCAACCATAGGAATACTAGCTTTAGTAACTCATAAACCCTCTTCTTTCATCTCATCTCGAGGAATAATATCAACCAAGAAATCGAAAACATCGGTCCTCGAAATAGCAGCAGCGATGTCATTCTTTTGTAACGTCCTCCTCTTGTTTTCCTCCGTGTGAATCCAAGAGCGGAGAGTTAACTCCAAGATGAACATCTCACATGCCTTCGCGAATACAACAGGAGCCTCGGCTGAAATCATTCGAACGTCTTCATCTgcttaatccccgattaatccttAAGTTCTCCGTCCACCTGACTAGCATCTAACGTTTTTCATAACCGTACTTTTACATTGTATTATCTGCACAAACACAATATATTCACATACACAAGTCAACTAACGCGGCCTATAATCACGTAGCATATATAAATTACATAGCACGATACAACACATTTTGCCGTCCCTAATTTCAACGAGAtgtgtcaatttcagacacaatAAATTCCTCTGTATCATAAAACACAGCAAATATCAAGAACACATAAGAATTCACATTACAAAAACACCGTGGCGAACTAACTCTACGCTAACCGTTAAACAAACACTACACGGTCCTCGATTCATGAAGTATCGTTTTGCTGCTGTTGAGGTTGTTGTGATTGTGATTGATTCTGTGGCCACGACATGTACCCCACAGGCGGTCGAGGCTGCTGCCCTCCATAGACTGCCGCTTGATCTACTGGCTTCCCCATAATCATCCCCGGAGGCCCAACGGGATGCTGTTGCGGAACATAATAGTAAGGAATATCCGAAGGGGAACCAACCATAGGAATACTAGCTTTAGTAACTCCTAAACCCTCTTCTTTCAACTCATCTCGGGGAATAATATCAACCAAGAAATCAAAAACATCGGTCCTCGAAATAGCAGCAGCGATGTCATTCTTTTGTAACGTCCTCCTCTTGTTTTCCTCCGTGTGAATCCAAGAGCGGAGAGTTAACTCCAAGATGAACATCTCACATGCCTTCGCGAATACAACAGGAGCCTCTGCGGAAATCATCCGAACATCTTCATCtgctttcattatttttttgatCCGGGCGAGGGGGAGGCTGTGGTTTTTGAAGTCGGTTGTTTGCTCGACTTCTTGCATTTGGTTCGCCCAGAACATTTGAAGCTGTTGCTGCTGCTGTTGTTGCTGCTGCTGATGGAAATGCTGAGCCTGTTGGAAAGTGAGCTGGTGAGGAGAATTGGGGAAAGCGTTCGGGGGCTGAGTCGGGGAAGGAACCACTACGGCTGGAGTTCCCGACGCTACCATTCCGGCAGTTTGGTACGGGGAAGTTGTATATGTCATCTGACCTGCACCAGTTACCATTCCCATTACAGGCTGCTGCTGCTGCAATTGTTGCTGTTGAGCTTGTTCTGATTGATCCATGATTAACTATAATAATTACTGTGATTGGctcttaattattttttacctgactgtaaaaattaaaatcagtTCATAATTTACCTTAAATACAACAGCAGATATGGTAAAAAAAACTTGAATAAAAACACAAatatcaaaatatcaaatagtGTTTTTTGCACTAAGCACTGGAGGTGGCAATTATCAGTTCGTGTCAAATGAGTCAATcctaacccaacccaacccaaaaacgtTAGTATCGTAATCATGTTAAACTAATCGGGGCAGCATCGATTCTGTACCGTGTTATCGGATCACATGTGATTTTACTACGTACATTTACAAATATAGGAGAATATGGTAATATTTTTAGAAACACAGGAACatttagggtccgtttggtaataccgtaatgcaatgtaatgtaatcaaagttgtaatgtaatgtaatggaatagtgattccattaccatgtttggttgacaaataaaaagaaaatgatagACACGGACACAAAAATGATAGACACGGACACAAAAATGATAGACACGGACACGGAGACAAATACCACAATATCAAATAGTTCTTTGTGTTGCACGGACACGAAACGGATATAGACACGGAAACAGGAAACATTATTTCTTCAACGTAACCTTCATAAAACAGCCTTCAAACGAAAACGGACACGGCCACGAAACGCTATTAACGAGAAGTGTCTGTCGAACATAACTCAACATGAATCTACACAGAATTGCAAATTATTCTACCAAACAAAAATTTCAGTTCTAGTATCCATTTCTGTAGTGAAAAGATAATTCTATTATAAAATCAAGAAACTATGTTCACACAATCCAATAAGCACAAGTAAACATGatgaccactcaactttaaaACCGAACACGAAGTCGTTCTGTACTAACATAAAAGCCTTTTCACTTTTGACCACTCTAATAGCGGACAACCCTCCATTGTAGAACTCGTGAAAATgatatataattctttgaacTTTTTGGTTTTGCGATCATTTAGGCGTTGTTTGGTTGGGAGAAAGAAAGCGGTTGTTTAAAGAGCGAGATTTCCGAGAATGGTGATTTCGAAAATGGAAGTGGTTCTAAAGAAATGtaattcttggattttttttcattttgagaccgtcaaaaGGTATGAAGCACCGATACAGGTACGCGTCTGGGTACGGCAAACGGCATTTCAGACCACCGATTCGATTCATGAAGAATTCGAGTCGTATCTATGGTACGACTCGGAAGCTTCATGAATCGGACGAGTCACCGAGTCACCCGATTTGGTTGATTCAAAccaccatttaaaaaaaatcaatttttaacaaCTCAAATCAAAACGTACAGCAGAAAAAGTTTCGAAGAAGTTATGAAATACAATTAGTTTCAATTAGATGACTCTTCACTTTACAAATTCCAAAACTTTCCCtcttcttttctatttatttgtaattatcttCTTCTACTCTCTattctttctattttctatGTTATGTCTGTCTCTACTTTCATTTATAACTTACATTTTTTTGactaatatttaaagttaaatatggttaatatttcattttttatagcattttgaatttgatcctaatcttacgattcgattcacgagtcccgattcacaaaatgagatttcgagtcatgagtcgaatctcgatttaacaactatggttCAATGTAACCACTAAAAaagatagtaaaattacataggAACAGTGAACACGACACGACAACGATTAGATTGACACGACATGATTATAACACGAAACTTTTGGATTGGATTAAAATTGACTCATTTAGCACTAACTCAATAATTGATGCGACACCAGCACACAAGCGACTTACACAATTTCAAGCTCTACACGATTATTACAGTGATTAGAAATCAACATTTTATATCACTAAGATTGGCATAACAATTGAGAAGAATGTGAATCATCCAGAAAAGCTAACACATGGATCACATAAGAACAGCAACATAAGAAAATATTAGGATAATAGACAaattttactcaaaacattttATGAAAAATACAGATTTAACCAGTATAAATTTAACCTAATGTTTTTAAACAACATCAATTTTAATCTATGTTGCACAGAAATGGAAACGGACACCcaaaaacgttatttctaagaaaatttAGCCAAAAAAAACGGTAATGGAAACGGACACGAAACGCcaatgaagaagagtttccgtgcaacatagatttTAACCTTACATGACCAATAATTTGAAAAGACTAATTTGACAGAGGTTCCAAAAATCAATTGTGTGCAAGATTTTTAGTATTACTAAGACGATTATAAAagggataagatgcaaaaatacccttaacgttgaccgtcaggagcaattttgcTCCTAACTTCTAAAATGGTacattttactcctaatgttggcCGATAAGAGTAAAtttactcctaatgttggcaaattggatcaatttgagaaataatttattatatctgaaattgatccaacttgtcaacgttagaaGTAAATTTGCTTTTGGTTGACAAAggtatggataaaattgcaccattttatcacTACCTCGGTT
The DNA window shown above is from Euphorbia lathyris chromosome 1, ddEupLath1.1, whole genome shotgun sequence and carries:
- the LOC136221009 gene encoding nuclear transcription factor Y subunit C-2 codes for the protein MDQSEQAQQQQLQQQQPVMGMVTGAGQMTYTTSPYQTAGMVASGTPAVVVPSPTQPPNAFPNSPHQLTFQQAQHFHQQQQQQQQQQLQMFWANQMQEVEQTTDFKNHSLPLARIKKIMKADEDVRMISAEAPVVFAKACEMFILELTLRSWIHTEENKRRTLQKNDIAAAISRTDVFDFLVDIIPRDELKEEGLGVTKASIPMVGSPSDIPYYYVPQQHPVGPPGMIMGKPVDQAAVYGGQQPRPPVGYMSWPQNQSQSQQPQQQQNDTS